Sequence from the Muntiacus reevesi chromosome 9, mMunRee1.1, whole genome shotgun sequence genome:
AATATCCCAAGACACGGCATTACAAGGTGCCTGGAGGCATGCATCTTATTCCCCACAATTTATTACCCCAACAAAGGACCACCTGGCTTTACATCAGGTTCCCCGCTAGAACGTatttggctcagacggtaaagagtctgcctgcaatgcaggagacttgggttcgatccctgggtcaggaagatcccctggagaaggaaatggcaaccactccagtattcttgcctggaaaatcccatgaacggaggagaatggcgggctacagcccatggggtcgcaaagagtgggactcgacagagcgactaacactctccCCGCGTTAAGCGGTGGAGACAGTTTCTGAGGGCCAGGTCGTGACCCAGAGGCTCCAGCAACAAGATGGACAGACAGCTTCCTCCACCGGTCCCCCCGCCTCGCCCGCCGCCAGACCCCGCCCCCTGCATTCAGGCAGTTAACCGCACCAACGGCTCGCAGAGGCTGCAAGTCGGTCGCAAGAAGGCGTGTGGCTCGCAGGCTGCACCGCACCGGCCACGCCCCTCACCACCACCCGGCCAATGGCCTGCTGCGCCGGCGCACGGTGTTCCAGAACCAGTCCTCTCTCGCCGACTGTGCGCGGAGCGCATGCGCCTTGAGAGGCCGACTTGGTGAGGGATCTGAAGCGAGGGGAGGGGGCCATGGAAATGGGAGGGAGTGAGAGCGCACGCCTTAGGCCCTGACAGGGCGCTGGAGAGCGCGTTGGGCGGAGCCGGGGGCAGTGGTCGCCAGGGAGGTCGAAGCTCTGGGTCCGACCCTGAAATGGAGCGGCGTCCGGCGCTCCGCTGACTCGCccgtgtttgtgtgtatgttccCTCGCAGGGAGACATGGAGAGCTGTTTGGTGGCCGCGGCGCTGAACGGGGTGGACCGACGTTCCCTGCAGCGTTCGGCTAGGCTGGGTCAGGAAGTGCTGGAGCGGGCCAAGAGGAGGGCGGTGGACTGGCCTTCGGTGGAGCTTCCCAAAGGCAGCGTGGGGATCGTTTCCCGGTTGCGGTACCACGGAGAAAGAGGGCCGGCAACCAGCCCCCAGCGCCTTCTCCCAGGAAAGGTGAGGGCCTCTGTGCTGTGGACTAGCCCATTCATTCCCTCAGCAGCGGCTTGCTGAGAACCAGGGCACGCCACACGCTGGGACCCGAGGGATCCTGTGCTTGCGGAAGCTGCTGTGTATCAGGACAGTGAAGCGGAAAGTCTTGAAAACAAACTCTTGACATTTGACAGATTCTTAGTGGGTAGCTTTAGGACACCGCTGGGTACCGCTAGTGCTCGGCCCTGgttggttactttttttttcccctgggtatTAGCagcatcttttgttttttatttttttcgtttatttttattagttggaggctaattacttcacaacattgcagtgggttttgtcatacattgacatgaatcagccatggagttacatgtattccccatcccgatcccccctcccccctccctctccacccgattcctctgggttggTTACTTTTTAACACAATTGTTTGAGGCTATCATCTGATATTCGAGGAAAGCCAACAAGCCTTTGTCCTGGAAAAATTGcatctgtgtattccttttagagTTGGAATTCTTTCTCAATAAGATCCTTTACTAATTTAAACTTGCAGAGgtctttcaaaaagtaaaaaggtATTTCCAAAAtgacttccttctccagtaggGAATACAGATCTCACCTGTGATTTGCCGTTTATTCAAATAGAAAGAAGACAGACACCCGTCCCTCAGTGCTTCCTTCAGAACAATGGCTGAATACATGAACTATACGTCAAGTCAGTGTGGGGTAAGTTGGTGTAAGCCAAAGCATGCCCCTGATCTGCCTGCTGATGGATCACAAAGTGGATTTTTGTAGAATTTAGGAAGAATCTGCACCCAGTCTGTTCACCCGGTCCTGCCTTCGTGGGCAGGTTGTAATTAGTAAAGGATTTACAACAGGTGATAAATCCAGTTTacagttcattcaacaaatatagaCTGCCTAGCTTTAGCTGTTAGGAGATTACAGCAATGAACAAGGCAGAAAAGTTCTGCCCTCACTATTGTTTTTAGATGGGGATGTGGGTGCTTATTTGCTGAATTCCAAAGTAAGACCAAACATAAggagtttttaaaactttgaactaaactaaaatttttttaatctgtagaaTCACTCTAAATTGGAACTGAGTCTGTTTTCAAagcaaaaattgaaacaaaatcccTCCATTAGATTTTAATCTCTTTTCCAAGTCCCTGATAACATAGTTTTTAAGTACGTCCCTTTGGGTCCATATCACTTGTTGGCTACAAAGCTGATTTTGTGGCACAGACGCAGTGCCCTCATCAGAGGTAGTGTAGCTTAATGGCAGGGGCGGCATCCCAGGAATCCGACCTGTATTCTGCCACTTCCTGGCTCTACTGCCTTAGGCCAATTAGTTTCTCTCAGCCCTAACTTCCCTGTGGTAAATTGACAATGTTCAAGTCCTTTCCAGCCCTTTTAGTCTGTTTCTTCAGTTTCCACTGAAAGATGAAGGCCAGAAAATTGCCATAAACTGTAGCACAGAGGACCTATAGTGAGATTTTCGGTCCCATTCATTAAAATGGGTGAACAAAGATTGTAAAGATAGTCTTCTCAAAAGCGTACACTAAGGTCATCTCTAAGTACTTTAAGGGAATGTTGAAGGTGGACCAGCCAACATTCAAGAAAATCACCTGCGTGGAAGGTACTCTGTGTCTTCTAGGACTTAAAACAGACTCTGTGGTCTTGTCCAACCTAACATTTTATGATTCTTATGTGGGTGTAAGGGTGCTGGTCTCtatgacagaaggaagaaaatacgTCGTTTATATCCTGCTTTTCAATTTCATAATgaatattgaaatttaaaaaaaaatgtttctacatCTTTTATAAAATCCTTACGACTCCAAGAATAGGATTCCAACCAATGAGATACGGTTCAGAGAGTATTTTTATGTTCTTATTCTGTGAAATGGTTTTAGAAAAATCCATAACTTTGGCTCTACTATAAAGTGATGAAATTAAACACTTTGGTTCATGGTTCAGTAAAAGgaataatatttatctttggtTTGAGGTTTAGCAAATTGGTATTCTTCACTTTGGTTTTCAGTTCATGCTTCAGTTCAAGTCTCCATTAAAGAATGGAGCCTCAGAACTCCTTGGCTCTCTAGAGATAGAATTAAGAACAGTGTTCTGAGttcattttcagaattttgaagCAGCCCCTAAGTTACATCATTAGATTCATGTCCTGATGCGCTTTTCCCAGCTTCTCATCCTTTTGGTCTCTTGCCTTAAACCTTGTCCCTACCCTTTGTTCCAAACAGGCAAGCTTATGATGTCCTCGACATTAGTCACTATCAAGGGCAAGTCTAAGGTTAACTTGGAGGGGCAGGAAGGAAGTAGACAAGGGAAAAAACTGCTTTCTGATCCTTTGGATGATTTTGCCTAAATCAGAGAttactccctcccctcctccacatGGGGAGAACGACTGTCTAGTGGTTGTATTTCCTGTTGTATTTCTAAATTGCCAACAGATGCACCTCTCTCTTCTCTTGTCCTTGCCTGAGACTTAGTAAGCACGGACCTGTTTGTCAGAACTTGTCATGAATAGAGATGAAATGGCTTGTGTATTGATATCAGAGTGAGGATGTTGTGAAAACTATTTAACCTGGCAGAGAGCATGGTCCTACCCAGCTTGAGTTGCCAGAGTTCTTGCCCTGCAGAGGCAGCAGATGGCAGCAAAGTAATGCCAACTGCAGTTTCCTTCTCTACAGTCACTTTACACAGGCTAAGATTTGTTACATGACTTAAGAGGCTTCTTGGGAGGGCAGGTAATttacctttgctctcttgcctcTCTTCTTAACCATAATTTGTCCAAGTAACAGGGTGTTTTTTGAAAATCTGACCAGACTCTTTGGTTACCCAATGTCTTCCACGTTACATCTCTAGAAATATTACTCATCTGCACCAGAGGAAGGAGGGGCAACCCATGTCTACCGCTATCACAGAGGGACATCGGAGCTACACCTGTGCTCTGATGCAGGGAGTGGTCAGGTATGTATGCTCAGCTGTGCTGTGCCCTCAGCCTCCGAAACTGGGAGGCCCTACATGCTGGAGCTTCTGCTGGATTGTGTTATTGGGTGGCTGGGTGACTCACCATGACAGCACTTTATGGAAATGTTTCTCTTCGGATAATTTACAGCAGTGAACATGAAATAAGGAGTTTTTGTCCAAAATCCATGATTGATGCCACTATAGGATCTTCAGTGACAATGCTGGGCCAAGGGATTCTTGAGCAGGCTTAATAAAAACGCTTCAGATATCCTCTTCTACATCTAGAGATATGAAAGAGACTTTTAATCATCatgtattttaccaaaaaaaattttttttaaataaagtagtgATAAGTATCATAtctttggtaatttttaaaaaggaagtgcaAGGAGGGGGTCTCTTAACAACATCCCTTTCCTAAAGATAACAGTTACAGGCTTCTCACTATGAATTCCCTGTGTTACCACATGTCACTCTGGGAAGTCTAAAAGACTCTACTTGTTGAACTGATTCAACAGGAGTCCTTTGTTATTGTTTCTTGGAAGAGTtggcttttcttgtttttgtttttaggtcCTCTAGTTGCACTCAAAGGTAGCAAACTTCAGTCCAGAGTCTAATCCACAGGTTGGATTCCTGACCTCTCTGTTTTGAGAAGGGACAGGAGAGTGGCCACAGGGATATGAGCGAGGACTGGCTGTGTGCAAGAAGTCCCTCCCGTTTCCCTGGCCTGGGGTGCGAGTGGCAGCACCAGGTCCTGGATCCAGTGCTCCCATTTCTGACCTGATCCAGGCTCCCTTAAGAGCACCTGACCCTAAGGGAGCTTACACGTGTGCAAGAGTCATTTgtatccctcccctcccttcctgtaTAATGTAAGTTGATGCTGTAAGGGAAATTGACTTTCTCAGTTCAGCCTCTTCCTCTCTAGTACTCCCACTGCTGGGAGAAGCACAGAAGAgaattctattttctgaaagcCTGTTAAACGTCAGTCACTTTTGCACTTTAAATCTTTCCTACAGTCTAGTATCCCCAGGTTATAGCCTAGAAATCAAGACTTAAGAGAGATTAATCTGTCCCTCTCAATAAATGGCAGGTGtaagattcaaactcaggtctgtctTTCTCCAAAGCCCATGTAAGGATAAAAGGTAATGATGGTAAACATCTGACTAAAAGTACTTCACAGAAATCACTAAAAACCTTAAGAACTTAGTGACAACTTGGAAAACAGTGACAGTACAATCATTAGTTCCTCATTAAGTAGGAAAAAATTTCTCTTTACCATCCAGAAGCCAAAGTTTGGGCCCTCATCAgtgtttctccctctctcttcagaGAAAAGACGCAGGCCTTAGTGTTGGAGGCATGCGTCAGGTGTCAGAGTGTGTGCTGCAGGCATCCCAGTCTGTGAGTACAGAGCTTCTGGGGCACCGGGCTTCCCCACCACTGCTGTCCATGAATCAGCTGACCGGGTTATAACAGGGTTCTTTGTGTTGGAtccatattatttttaagttgggATATTTTTACCCTCGGGGAAAGTGTGCAGCATTTTAGTTGactgtaaaattatattttcttggtATCCTTCCTTCCCTTGAAATTTCAGAGATAGTGTTTGTGCCTCAACTCATAGTTGTGGTCGGAAAGAATGCAGAGCATTCATAACTCCATTCCTACAGCTCAGCTGGGCTGGCACTGGGCCCTGCTGGAATTTTACCATCTGTTTAAGCAGCAGGAGGGGCCTGACCCTCCTGCTTATGAAGTGAAAACCATggctgaaattctgaaacatatacattcagCTAGATTGGGTTCCAAAACATTTAAAGGAGTTTGTTCCTATTTTCCACAAATGTTTCTGTGTGAAAACACACAATGATGAGTTTTTCAGGATAAAATACTCATTAGTTCATTaacccagggaatcttccggaaCTTGGAAGGGCTGAATTCTGAGTGGAACCCTGTATGTTGCAGTAGTAGTTTAATTTTTGTTGGTCTACAGTGTACTCCTAGCCTGGATTCAGAATATACTAGAGTTAGTAGCAACTAAGACTATTCTGCTTCTAGTATAAGTTGTCAGGCTTAGATGCCTCCAATACTGGCTGGATGTTGGTAATGCTTTTTTTCCTGATATTCACAGTGTTGCAATCACAGATGCCAATCTTGCCCCTTTTTATGCAGACAAACAGAGCATCCTTGACTTTCTGCCGATTCTAATATAGCTGTATTTCCTGAAACCTTTTCTTTTCATAGTTGATGATCAATAAATAGTGGTTGCCTTATACACATTCAGGTTACTTAAATGATAAGCCTCCAGTTTTGCAGTAACTGGGCATGAAAGGATATAGCATAAAGCATCTTTGGAAACACTTGGCTTCAAATTCATTTGTAAGATGGGAAGAGAGGAAGTTTCATAAAAGTATAAATACTATCATGTAGTCCTCCCAGCAGAATTCACTGGCCAGTAGTTTGGTCCCCCATCCCCAGGAGTGGTATAGAAATGACATCTTCTGTCTGTGGCTTCTTCTAAGCATTGAGTGAGCATGTAGTGGTCTCCCCGCTGTGGGAGAGAAACTTTGGCTCTTAATTACAGGCTCTTTTCTGGTTTGTGATTTTGCTCTTTAGCCATTTGAGCTGGGACCTCTCCTCTGCCTGCACATCTGCCCTGACCCTTCCAATCCAGGCCTGACGTCTGTCCTTGCAGGATGGCTTGTGCTCAGCTCAGCTCTAAACATAAGTCTTTTCCTTAAGTCCAGCTTCCTGTGTTTTGCACTTTAGATCTTCTTCAACTTACATCCTGATAAATCCatcataagttgaaaatatcataaaTCGAAAGTGTTCTTAATATCCCTAAGCTACTGAAAGTCATAGTTTCGCCTTGCCTGCCTTAAACATGCACAGAACACTTATATACCCTGCAGTTGGgtaaaatcatctaacacaaaaccTACTTTATAGTGAAGTTTTGAATAGTTCATGTAATTTTTCAAATACtgcactgaaagtgaaaaggagaccGGTTGTGTGGGTACAGAATGGTTATAAGTGTATCAGTTGTTTACTCTCGAGACTGCACAGCTGACTGGGAGATCGATCACTGCTGCCACAGCATCAGAGTAGCCTGTgagaagatcaaaattcaaagtacagtttctactgaatgcatATCACATTCACATtatggtaaaatttaaaaaaaagcaacacatGAGTCAGACTGTTGTAAGTCAGGGACCATCTGTATGGGAGAACCAGCCCTCCAAGGGAGGACGTTAGCCAGCCGGCCGACTTGCTGCATGACAAAATGGGATCTATTCATAGTCTCAGCTTTAGGAGAAATGTTTCATTCTaatagtgaatttagcaaagcgcACCCAAAAAGAATGCTTTGCATCATCCCGCAGTGCCTTGCCATTACTGGTCTGTGCTAACAGGTGCCACTGCCTACTTTTGAGCCCCAAAGCAATAGTCATTAACCTTTCCCTCCACCTGATTCTTACCTTTATACTCCAACCAGTGTGTCCTTTTATGATTCTTCATGTTCCTGCAACAACTCAGCATTTTCACATGCATTCTTGTGAGCTAATTTTAGCATTAAGGAGACAAGCATAGAGAGAGGGTGAGACCAGCCTGAATGGCAGTCCTGTTGCGTGGCCACGCCAGGTGTAGAAAGCAGAACCTCTGTCTCCCTCGTTAGTGCCTCTCACTGCATCACACACAAGGTGCCCTGACAGCACCAGGACATAAACCCTCTAAACTGGTGATATCTGCTTTTCCTTGCAGGCTGAGAACATCTCTAAGGACCTCTACATAGAGGTATATCCAGGGACCTATTCCGTCACTGTGGGTGCAGATGACTTCACCAAAAAGACTCACGTGGTAGCAGTTGATTCCGGACAAAGTGTGGACTTGGTCTTCCCCATATGATGTTGACCATCACAGGCATCACATCACCTTTTTCTAAGTATCAAGAAGAATAAAGCTACTGTATATTCTTAATATGTACACATCAATCCTGCCTTTAGTGCTGACTGTAGAGGGTCAGCCTTCCTAGGAACTGGAGTGTGTCTCTTTCAGTGCCTATTTTAACTTGAAAGTCCCTCACCCTCTTCTGCCTGAAAGTAATAATGTAATGATGCTGTCTGAATAGTTTTTACAGCTTGCTTTCCAAGCAAAGGTTAATTATGATAATAAAGAGAGAGATttggaaatgaagaaaattcctttttattggcattaaaaagggaaacaaaacgTCACTCTTGTACAATTGAGGCTTTATGAAAAGATAGCAGAGAGGCTGTGGATACGTTTGCCCAAAGCCTGCCAACCATGTTCTGTAGCCTCTGTGTAAGAGGCATCTTCAAGCAGGTCTCACCCGGCCCCTGGCAGGGAGCCCTGGGCACCTCACTCCTGTGCCCCTCAGGAGACGTGAAGATGCTGCTGCTCACTGGACTGTCATCTGTGGCCCTGACTGTGCCATTTCTGTTGAAGGGTGCCTTGTCAGCCACTCTGTAGCTCCACCTCTACTCTTTAGCTTCctatgagagaaaaaaaacactGAGAGTCTTATGCTGACTTTAAAAATCAGTGACTTTTGATCCTTAAAATTATGAAGTCATTGCTGTGTACTAAGCATCTTTAAGCTAGCACACCAACAGTACTGTTGCATCTCAGTTTAACTGCCTAGGACTTCACCTTGTTTTGAACGTAAGTTTTGCCTCAGAAAAAAAGGCCAGTATTTTATATGATGAAAACAAAGTTTTAAGTAGAGCTGTCTTAGCATTCCTAGTGAGGACCAGACTCATGGACAGAAGGCCTAGTAAAGCAGACCCATACCCACCATCCTCAGGTAGAGGGGTCACTTAAACAGGGATCCTTGTACCCCCAAGAAGCCAGTGATGAAATTTGTGGGTTCTGCAAGCCTTCTGAAATCATATGCAAGATTGTGGGTTTGACTCCAAAAGATCAAAGAACCATAGGAAGAGCCCTTCAGAAGCCACTTTCCAGCCATTCTGCTTTACCTTGATCCGTGGGGCTTTTAGTCTAGGGGGAGTTCTGGCCCCCGTGATGTGCAGCAGTACCCTGACTCAGTTTTCTGCGTTCGGCTTCCTTGGGCAGGATCTGTAGTGGCTTCATGCCAGTGACATCCAGGGCCAGCTCTCTGGGACTCCCCGCTGCAGCAGGTTTCTCTCTCTGCTGTCTGTTGCTCTTCTCATCTTTCTGGATGCTGCAAAGTCTTATTCCTGAACCCAAAATTCAGTTAGTTGAATATGCTACCATGTTGATGGGGTTAGTCTTGATGACTTGGGTAGGACTAAATCAAGGATCACAGAATCCTTTAACTCTCTGAACCCTGTTTCAGTCataagggagggaggagagcagCATGTCTGCTGGCAGGAATCCTGCCCCTAGGTTTGTTAGGTTAGGATCAGACAGTGACCTCTCAGCCTGTAACTAAAAGGAGCCAAAAGTGTGGCAggcgggggcggggagtgggggacCCATACAAGAGGATCCTAAGGGGGCAGAGCCTCAGACCAGACTGGCAAGCGTTAGTTCTTGGTGGCACTCAAGCACAATTAGGAGAAGCAAACCAGCACATTTTCTTAAAAGGGAACAAGATctggaagggagagaagaaaacctCTGGTGTTCGCCATGGTTTCCAGCCCAGCACACATGTCCTTTTACATGCTTCATCTCACTGGTTAGTAAGGCACAGCGTCCGTCTGGGATGAGGGCTGGTTGAGCTTACTCTTCATAGCTTTGAGTGCAAGTGTGGGACTTGGCAGAGGGCAGGCTCACTGATTATCATGGTTCCACTCCAAGAATTAACCTTTGCCTGGAGCATAACAAATGGTCCAATAACCTAGAGGAAAGCCAGGCCAAGTACCTGAAGATACTCTATTTCTCTTTATGGCCAATTATTAGAATTTATTTGGGGATGCAGGGTACTTTAGAGAGGATGTGTTTAAATACAGTAATGGGGAAAGAGGCTGAATGTAGGTGTAGGTGGTTGGGTGGTGGAGATAAGAGCAGTGTACATTGGGGCCAGGAAAGATTGGTTTGGACTCAGTTGGGTTTGGAACAGTCTGGATATAATGCCATGGAGCAAACCATGGCAATGTAGGCCTGGAACCAGGGCAGGTCTGCGCACCATGGCCCTCTGGTTACCCCACTGGCCTGCCTCTCCATGAGGCACAGCCTCATCCTATCTCAGTTGCTCCCCACAGGCTACTCCCTGTTGGATAGGTACAGcttttctttctctaagtctgtgctGAAGCAGGAGGCAGTGGAAGCTACAGAGAATTTAACTTGAAAACTCTAGATTTGCGcactattttctttatattatcaCTTGTTGGAGGGCACACCTGTAGAAACCTGTTTTCAAGCACTTCTTCCAGGGCCTTTCACTGTGAGGAAAGAAGTCCAGGAAGCTCTCCCTGCCCCATCTTGACATTTTCTATACAAAGTGTCCTCTTAGAGAGTGGAGGAAAAGCTCCACTGGTCATAGCTAGATTCCTGTCCCTCTAGTTATTCCCTCTCAGACATGGGGGAAAGATCCCACACCTTGAAACCTAAGGAAGGAACCATCATATAAAATACAACAGCAGTTGGGATttatctggtggtccagtggttaagaattctccttgcaatgcaggggatccgggttcaatccctggttggggaactaagatcccacatgccgcagggcatcTAAACCatgtaccacagctagagagttcACGTGCTGCACCAGGAAAGATCCTACATGACACAATGAAGACCctgggtgccacaactaagacccaacgcagccaaacaaaaacaaatcagcaACTGATATGTCTATCCCTGCCCACTCCAAAGGCCAGGGATTCAGAGGAGTCACCAGGAAAGTTTCTCACTGTAGAAACAATTTCTCAGCTTCCTGAAATGGAAGACTAAGAAAGTCCTTATGCCTGGAGCAAGACTGAAATCCCTGTGGGCTGACAGGTTCTGATTAAGCAGATAGTAGAGTTTCGGGGGTGGCTGCAGATTGCTCACAATAACACTGCCTCCCCTCTCCATGGTAGAATGAGATGATTAAGGCTGTGCCTGGTTCTTCCCACTCTGACTTCCTCAGGGGCTCATATGAAGAGTAGGGTCTGATGACCAATGTTTAAAGACCAGTTTCTGAGTTCTCAGGGCCTTGAAGACTCTAATCAACACGTGGAGGCATTCTGACTGCGCATGTAAAGAAAAATCACAGCCTCTAAGGAAAGTGAAGGAGGGGAGGGTAGAAACGGACAATGGCAGTGTCCTGCCAGTAGAAACtagtgaaaaaagaaagtacaGTTGTCAAATACGGATGCAAAGCTTAGCACCAAGATCGGCCCATCTTTTCTTGTTAGGTCTCCATTTAATCAATAAACCCCCTACTTCCCTCTTATCACAGCCTCCCTTCAATATGACCACACCCCCCAATGTTACTTCCAGTTTCCATCACAGCAGACACGAGTATCAGATTCCTGAGAAggaccaccccctccaccccgaAAGGAGGGGGTTGCGGAGGGGACGGGAGGCAggggcctcagccccaccctagGAAAAGACCTACCTGGCTTCCCCGGGTGCGGCTCAGGCCCGTTTCTCCTCCAGTACCTCCACTCGGGCTGGCAGAGGCCACCCTGCTTCCTCGGAGACTTCTCGAGAAGGATGGGGTCCGTGTTGACTGTGCTGTCCACCAGCAGCCTCTGAGGGGGGCCCATCTCCAGCTCATTCTCCAAATCCTTGTCTTCAGAagaggaggcggaggaggaggaaacagccATGGGAGCCTGCACTGCCACTTCTTCctccttaggattctccaggggCAAAAGCTGGGCTGTGGGCTTCAGCTCCGCTTCTGGCGGTTCTCTGGCTGCGACCCCTGAGGTCCTGATTAGAGGCCCCCAGGTGGGTCCAGCCAGGgggcagcagcagaggcagccctGGAGCAGCAGCTGGCAGCTGGCATGCGGGTAGCAGGGAGCACACAGGAACGGAGGGCTCCAAGGAAGCCCGCTGGTGACCAGTCCAGCGACCGGCCCCAGCAGAGGGCAGCAAGGGGCCCAGACGAGGGGCCTGGGGTGCTCCCTGGCGTGAGGCTTGTGCAGCCCGTCCACAGCCTTCTTCCAGACAGCCGGGGGCACCCACTGGACCCCTCTGAGAGGCACTGGTGCTGTCCTGCCATTCCAGAAGTGAACagtaatttcttcttctttggggGATGCTATGTAACAGAGAAGGGCAACATTTTGTTACAACCGCCTCCTCCACATCAAGGGTAAGGGTTCTCTTCTCCCCAGAAGCAAAGCCTCAGCAGAGCCCCTCAGCTTTGCCTGCTGTCTCACCGCAAATCTCCCTGCAAAGCCCTGCAAAGCCCACCAGGGATGTTCCTCACGTGCCCCATGTTTACCTCCCCATCCTGTGCCTCcatgtctcagttttctcatcaaaaCCAAAATGCCTCCTCAGGtacggggaggggaggaggagcctCCTCTGTGGTTCTCTGAATTATGATGCTGCCTGGCCGGCCCCACACAAGGGGACACTGTATCCGTCCCCGAATGACGTGGTGGGGGACCAGTCATGAGTACAGGTGTGACCTCTGGATAACCTCACCACACCATAGGTCAGGTAACCAACATAGACATAGTAGCCTTGGGTGATTTTGCcctgataaaaaatattttataatcagaaaaatatgatTTGTCTATCTGTGGCTACCCTCGGGTTGAAGCTGCAAGTGAAAGGGTAAGGATTTCCTCAAGCCCCTAAGACCCCTAAGCTGTAGAGACACCCGCTTTGCTCTTTCCTCAGCCTGATCACCAGCCTGGCTCCTGGGGAGCCCCAGAGCAGCTCCCTTACCTCTCTGGGGGTCTCTTGCCTCCAAGCCCAAGAGAACAGTGCCAGGGCCATAGCGTTGTTGGTCAGGGCCCCAGGGTGCCAGCACCTTGTCCCCAGGTTGCAGTGAGTATTCCATGGTTGGTGAGAACTGAATGACATCTTCCTCA
This genomic interval carries:
- the AKIP1 gene encoding A-kinase-interacting protein 1 isoform X1, producing MESCLVAAALNGVDRRSLQRSARLGQEVLERAKRRAVDWPSVELPKGSVGIVSRLRYHGERGPATSPQRLLPGKKEDRHPSLSASFRTMAEYMNYTSSQCGKYYSSAPEEGGATHVYRYHRGTSELHLCSDAGSGQRKDAGLSVGGMRQVSECVLQASQSAENISKDLYIEVYPGTYSVTVGADDFTKKTHVVAVDSGQSVDLVFPI
- the AKIP1 gene encoding A-kinase-interacting protein 1 isoform X2; translation: MESCLVAAALNGVDRRSLQRSARLGQEVLERAKRRAVDWPSVELPKGSVGIVSRLRYHGERGPATSPQRLLPGKKEDRHPSLSASFRTMAEYMNYTSSQCGKYYSSAPEEGGATHVYRYHRGTSELHLCSDAGSGQAENISKDLYIEVYPGTYSVTVGADDFTKKTHVVAVDSGQSVDLVFPI
- the C9H11orf16 gene encoding uncharacterized protein C11orf16 homolog, whose product is MDSSAGPGTPLPKYCSVATTLKAPAWAGTAPRWDLSFTCPLACRAPWLTQHSLLTRYASYYPCLHTADPAWQGPGWLGRVGEAADIWVLARREPDGFYYRAQIKAAPELERQGVLLVEFEAPLVTGPELPAQRQSVVFEEDVIQFSPTMEYSLQPGDKVLAPWGPDQQRYGPGTVLLGLEARDPQRASPKEEEITVHFWNGRTAPVPLRGVQWVPPAVWKKAVDGLHKPHAREHPRPLVWAPCCPLLGPVAGLVTSGLPWSPPFLCAPCYPHASCQLLLQGCLCCCPLAGPTWGPLIRTSGVAAREPPEAELKPTAQLLPLENPKEEEVAVQAPMAVSSSSASSSEDKDLENELEMGPPQRLLVDSTVNTDPILLEKSPRKQGGLCQPEWRYWRRNGPEPHPGKPGIRLCSIQKDEKSNRQQREKPAAAGSPRELALDVTGMKPLQILPKEAERRKLSQGTAAHHGGQNSP